DNA from Ruficoccus amylovorans:
GCTCGACGCCGGAGCTCCAGCGCAGGAGTTGGCGACCGCCCAGCGGCTGCTTGCGCCTGCCTTGCAGGTGACGGAGGGCGGGCTGGAGACGCTGTCCGGCTCCCGGCATTGGAAAGCGGGTACAGCCTTGGTCAAGCTGACTTCCGGCTCGACTGGCGCGCCCAAGCCGATTCCCTTCACTGGCGGCGAACTGTGCGCCGACGCGGCCAATATTCTTTCGACGATGGGCTTCGGCCCGGACGACCTGAACTTCGCGCTCCTGCCCTTCGCCCACTCCTACGCGTTGGGAAATCTTGTCGCACCACTGCTGGCCTTTGGGGTGCCGCTGGTGGTGGGGAGCGCGGCCTTCCCGCATGTCATCGCCGAGGAAGTGGCCCGCTACCGGGCGACGGTGTTGCCCACGGTTCCGGCGGTGTTGGAGGGCTTGTGCCGGGGTGGGGAGATTTCCCTGAAACCCCTGCGGCTGGTGATCTCGGCGGCGGCTCCGCTCAGCCCGGATCTGGCCCGGCGGTTTTACGAGGCGACAGGCTTGCTGGTGCATAATTTTTACGGTTCCAGCGAGACCGGGGGCATCGCCTACGACCGGGACGGGCATGCCGGGCTGAAGGGCGACTGCGTCGGCACGGCGATGGACGGGGTGCGTCTGACGCGCATGCCGGACGGGCGGTTGCGGGTGTGTTCCGCCGCGGTCAGCTCTTATGGCAGCGTTGGTGGGGAAATGTCACTGACCGGAGAAGCTGCGTCGGCTGGCAAAAAAAGCCTCGCTGCGTTCACGTTGGCCGACCGGGTGAGCTTTACCGAAACCGGCGGGGTGGTCATCCACGGGCGGGCCGACCGGATCGTCAAATGCGCGGGCGTCCGGCTCGATCTGGCCCGGCTGGAGCAGGTGACTGCCGCCTTGGACGGGGTCCGGCAAGCAGTGGCCTTTTACGAGCCGGAGGGGGAGCGCCTTTTGCTCGCCTATGAGGGAGACGCGCAGGTGGCGGCTGTGCTGGCGGGATTGCGGGCGGCTTTTCCTCGTCTCGGGCGTCGTCTGCAGGTGCGTCGGTTGGAGGTGCTTCCCCGGACCGCACGGGGAAAGATCGACCAGCGGGCACTTCGGCGAGGCTGGGGGGATAAATCCTCCGGGGCAAAAGGGGCTTAGCAGTAACGCGCGAGTGGTGGTGATTTTTCGGGTGGTATCTGTGCCCGCGCCAGCCAAGGCCCGGTTCCGCCCGCTCAGGCATGGACGGGGCGGAACCGGGTCACTTTTGGCTATCGCATTGCGAGAGATGACGGGAAGCCCTCCGCCCGGCCGTTAACCACGCCATGATCTTCTGCAGGCAAGTGCAGGTGATCATGAATTCGGAGCCGCAGCGGCGCTTCATGGTTTGGATTAAAAGAAGATGAGTGGCTTCGTGTCGAGTTTTAATGGCATGAATGTGCCATTAATTTTGCGACTTATGGTTGGTTATATCACTGCTAATATGGAGGGCGGATTGGTCGTGAGCAAGTGATGAGCTTTTGACTTGCGCCGGAGGGAAGGCGGGGCAGGGTAGTTCGGATGAGTAAATGGGCGCTAATTTCGGTCAGCGATAAAACCGGCCTCGTGGATTTCGCGAAGGGCCTCGTCGAACAACACGGCTACGGCATCCTCTCCACCGGGGGCACGGCCAAGCTCCTGCGGGAGCAGGGGCTCCCCGTCACCGACGTGAGCGAGTACACCGGCTTTCCGGAAATGATGGAGGGGCGGATCAAGACCCTGCACCCGAAGGTCCACGGCGGCCTGCTCTGCCGCCGCGATAAGGAGGACCACCTCGCCCAGGCCAAGGAGCACGGGATCGACATGATCGACCTGGTCTGCGTGAACCTTTATCCCTTTGAGGAAACCGTCGCTCGCCGCGACTGCACGTTTGAGGAAGCCATCGAAAACATCGACATCGGCGGCCCCTCCATGCTCCGTTCCGCCGCGAAGAACCACGCCAGCGTGACCGTTGTCTGTGACGCGGACGACTACGCGCCCGTGCTCGACGCCCTCGCCGCCGGTGGCGACGCGCTCACCCTCCTGCGCCGCAAGCTCGCGCTCAAGGTCTTCCAGCGCACCTCCTCCTACGACGGTGCCATCGCCGCCTACCTCGAAGGCCAGGTGGGCGAAAGCTCGGCCCTCGGCCTGCCCGAGCGCCTGAGCCTTCAGCTCCCCCGCGCCCAGGTCCTGCGCTATGGCGAAAACCCCCACCAGCAGGCGGCGCTCTACGGGCGCTTCCACGAGTGCTTCGAGCAGCTTCAGGGGAAGGAACTTTCCTACAACAACATCATCGACATCACCGCCGCCACTTACCTGATCGGCGAGTTCGAGAAGCCCACCGTCGCCATCCTCAAGCACACCAACCCCTGCGGCGTGGCCAGCGAGATGGACCTGCTCACCTGCTGGGAACAGGCCTTCGAGACGGACAAGCAGGCTCCCTTCGGCGGTATCATCGTCTCGAACCGCACCATCGACGCCGATCTGGCCAAGGTGATTGCCGGGATTTTCTGCGAAGTCATCATCGCGCCCGAGTTCACGCCCGCCGCGCGCGAGGTTTTCGGGAAAAAGAAGAACCTGCGCCTGATGGTCGCCCGCGACTACCTCAGAGCCGACTCGCTGACCGAGGTCAAGTCCGTCGTCGGTGGCCTGCTCCTGCAGGACCGCGACCAGTACCCGGACAAGCCCTCGGACTGGAAGGTCGTGACCGAACGCCAGCCCACGGAAGAGGAATGGGCGGCCATGCGCTTTGGCTGGAAAGTCGTCAAACACGTCAAGTCCAACGCCATCGTTTACGCCGGGGCCGAGCGCACGCTGGGCATCGGTGCCGGACAGATGAGCCGGGTGGACAGCTCCCAGATCGCCGTCTGGAAGGCCGGTCAGGCCGGACTGTCGCTCAAGGGCTCGGTGGTCGCCTCCGACGCGTTCTTCCCCTTCGCCGACGGCCTCATCGCCGCCGCCGAGGCCGGGGCCACCGCCGCCATCCAGCCGGGCGGCTCCGTCCGCGACGAGGAAGTCATCAAGGCCGCCAACGAACGCGGCCTGGCCATGGTCTTCACCGGTAAACGGCATTTCAAACATTGATGAAGTAAAGGCACGTCAATGCCGAGACGTCTGACGGACGATATTTATCCGTATGTCTTGGCCATTACCGGCTTGTGCTGGATGGCAACCTGCACGTTTTGCCTCTACTTGTTGACGGTCTGGGTCGGTTTTCACGCTACGCCGAACCAGACCATTGTCAGTTTGTATATGCTTCGGGGATGGGATGCTCCCGAGGAGGAACTGAAGCTGTTCTTCCGGACGGTCGAGCAGACGGATGTTCACGTTGCTTATATTTCCTGTGTGATAAGGGCATCGTTGTGGACTTTTGTCGGCGTTTCAGTGATTCTGTGCATAACCTTCTTCCGCTATATATATCTGTTGATCAGATTCATTCTGAGATAGCGGCCTTATCTGAATATTCCCATGGCTATTGACCCGATTCCCTTTCTGACCAAGTACGCGAGCTTTCCCAGTGTCTCGACCGATTCCGCCTATTCGGCGGGGATGAAGGGCGCGCGCGACTACGTTAAACACGCGCTCGCCGGGCTCGGCTTCGAGGTGGAGGAAGTCGCCACGCCGAAGCACCCGATCATGCTGGCCGAGCGCGGCCCGGATCGCGACGACGTGCCACACATTGTCATTTACGGGCACTACGACGTGCAGCCCGCCGATCCCTTTGAGTTGTGGAAGAGCCCGGCCTTCGAGCCGGAGGTGCGCGACGGGCGTTTGTACGGGCGCGGCACCGCCGACAACAAGGGGCCGCAGGCCGTGCAGTTGACCGCGCTCTCGCGCCTGCTGGAGAAGCACCCGG
Protein-coding regions in this window:
- a CDS encoding class I adenylate-forming enzyme family protein — encoded protein: MSTQQEKKTREASDPLLCGWEAVLRRQGERLAVIDAATGAAVSFIELEARARDWETRLAPHQLNRRGVVFRLPNGADWLAAFIALRRAGAVVIPLDAGAPAQELATAQRLLAPALQVTEGGLETLSGSRHWKAGTALVKLTSGSTGAPKPIPFTGGELCADAANILSTMGFGPDDLNFALLPFAHSYALGNLVAPLLAFGVPLVVGSAAFPHVIAEEVARYRATVLPTVPAVLEGLCRGGEISLKPLRLVISAAAPLSPDLARRFYEATGLLVHNFYGSSETGGIAYDRDGHAGLKGDCVGTAMDGVRLTRMPDGRLRVCSAAVSSYGSVGGEMSLTGEAASAGKKSLAAFTLADRVSFTETGGVVIHGRADRIVKCAGVRLDLARLEQVTAALDGVRQAVAFYEPEGERLLLAYEGDAQVAAVLAGLRAAFPRLGRRLQVRRLEVLPRTARGKIDQRALRRGWGDKSSGAKGA
- the purH gene encoding bifunctional phosphoribosylaminoimidazolecarboxamide formyltransferase/IMP cyclohydrolase codes for the protein MSKWALISVSDKTGLVDFAKGLVEQHGYGILSTGGTAKLLREQGLPVTDVSEYTGFPEMMEGRIKTLHPKVHGGLLCRRDKEDHLAQAKEHGIDMIDLVCVNLYPFEETVARRDCTFEEAIENIDIGGPSMLRSAAKNHASVTVVCDADDYAPVLDALAAGGDALTLLRRKLALKVFQRTSSYDGAIAAYLEGQVGESSALGLPERLSLQLPRAQVLRYGENPHQQAALYGRFHECFEQLQGKELSYNNIIDITAATYLIGEFEKPTVAILKHTNPCGVASEMDLLTCWEQAFETDKQAPFGGIIVSNRTIDADLAKVIAGIFCEVIIAPEFTPAAREVFGKKKNLRLMVARDYLRADSLTEVKSVVGGLLLQDRDQYPDKPSDWKVVTERQPTEEEWAAMRFGWKVVKHVKSNAIVYAGAERTLGIGAGQMSRVDSSQIAVWKAGQAGLSLKGSVVASDAFFPFADGLIAAAEAGATAAIQPGGSVRDEEVIKAANERGLAMVFTGKRHFKH